Proteins from one Candidatus Cloacimonas sp. genomic window:
- a CDS encoding FprA family A-type flavoprotein, translating into MKAIKLRENVYWVGAIDWDLRNFHGYLTQKGSSYNAYLIIDDKITLIDNVKSYLYEEMIARISDIIDPSKIDILIQNHSEMDHSGGLPELLKLIPAAELYANANGIKCLKRHFKQDWNFREIKSGDTLKIGKRTLTFLTTPMVHWPDNQFTYCPEEKILFSNDGFGQHIASNERFAKDIPSGIVLEEAKKYYANIVLPYSKQVQKVLEAAGKWDINMICPSHGVIWTAENIPVILSAYHNWAHNIADRHRALIIYDTMWKSTQKIAYTIASAFEEEGINAQMLNLQTNHISDIMTAVLDAKFIAVGSPTLNSSILPTVAAFLYYLKGLSPRNKIGLAFGSYGWGGQSIPIIHQLLGDPKECGFTMLEPIQVQYIPDSEELNLIKNNLRQQIKTCREEQ; encoded by the coding sequence ATGAAAGCCATCAAATTAAGAGAAAATGTATATTGGGTTGGAGCCATTGACTGGGATTTGCGTAATTTTCACGGTTACTTAACTCAAAAAGGCAGCTCTTATAATGCTTATCTGATTATTGATGATAAAATTACCCTCATTGATAATGTGAAGAGTTATCTTTATGAAGAAATGATAGCCCGGATAAGCGATATTATAGACCCTTCCAAGATTGATATCCTCATTCAAAATCATTCGGAGATGGATCATAGCGGCGGTTTACCGGAACTCTTAAAACTAATTCCCGCAGCGGAACTTTACGCCAATGCCAATGGTATCAAATGCTTGAAACGGCATTTTAAACAGGACTGGAACTTTAGAGAAATTAAAAGCGGCGATACCCTCAAAATCGGGAAAAGGACTTTAACTTTTTTAACAACTCCGATGGTGCATTGGCCTGATAATCAATTTACTTATTGTCCGGAGGAGAAAATCCTGTTTTCCAACGATGGTTTCGGTCAGCATATTGCCTCAAATGAACGCTTTGCCAAAGACATTCCTTCGGGAATCGTTCTGGAAGAAGCAAAAAAGTATTATGCCAATATTGTTCTGCCCTATTCTAAACAGGTTCAGAAAGTTTTGGAAGCAGCCGGAAAATGGGATATAAATATGATTTGTCCCAGTCATGGCGTTATCTGGACAGCAGAAAATATTCCCGTTATTCTTTCTGCATACCATAATTGGGCACATAATATAGCAGATAGGCATAGAGCTTTAATTATTTACGATACGATGTGGAAATCTACTCAAAAAATTGCCTACACTATTGCCTCTGCTTTTGAAGAAGAAGGTATTAACGCTCAGATGTTAAATTTGCAGACCAATCATATTTCGGATATTATGACTGCGGTGCTGGATGCCAAATTTATTGCAGTTGGCTCTCCCACTTTAAACAGTTCCATATTACCTACAGTAGCTGCTTTTCTTTATTATTTGAAAGGACTTTCCCCGCGCAATAAAATTGGACTTGCCTTTGGAAGTTACGGTTGGGGTGGGCAAAGCATTCCTATTATTCACCAGCTTTTAGGAGACCCCAAAGAATGTGGTTTTACAATGCTGGAACCGATTCAGGTGCAATATATTCCCGATTCGGAAGAACTAAATCTAATAAAAAACAATTTACGCCAACAAATAAAGACCTGCAGGGAGGAACAATGA
- a CDS encoding ferritin codes for MISKKMETAINEQINKELYSEYLYLSMQAFFAAQNLDGFANWMNVQCQEEHFHSMKFFTYLIDRGGKVELQAIAQPEVNFENPLNAFTAVLKHEQFVTQSINNLMDLAIQEKDFATKGLLDWYVNEQVEEEASAEKIVRRLHFIGNDPQAILALDSELGKRVFTPPVVTQ; via the coding sequence ATGATCAGCAAGAAAATGGAAACAGCCATCAATGAGCAAATAAACAAAGAGCTCTATTCCGAATACCTTTACTTAAGTATGCAGGCATTTTTTGCCGCTCAAAACCTGGATGGCTTTGCCAATTGGATGAATGTGCAATGCCAAGAAGAACACTTTCATTCTATGAAATTCTTTACCTATCTGATAGACCGCGGAGGCAAAGTAGAGTTGCAAGCCATTGCTCAGCCGGAAGTTAATTTTGAAAATCCGCTGAATGCCTTTACCGCCGTTTTAAAGCATGAGCAGTTTGTAACCCAAAGTATCAATAACCTTATGGATTTAGCTATCCAGGAAAAGGATTTTGCCACGAAGGGTTTATTGGATTGGTATGTTAATGAACAAGTGGAAGAAGAAGCATCCGCTGAGAAGATTGTGCGCCGTTTGCATTTTATCGGTAATGATCCACAAGCTATCTTAGCTCTGGATAGCGAGCTGGGGAAAAGAGTTTTTACGCCTCCTGTCGTAACCCAATAA
- a CDS encoding sensor domain-containing diguanylate cyclase codes for MQSWKEEDLYARVFYNALVAMEITDTKGNIILVNPAWCDSLGWTSNEAKSLNVQDIIPAEEQQNCAREIDKLASGTVSNMRKERRYKRKDGTYFWTDLYSSVLFDDSGKVTGILDIFVNIDMQVISEKVQGELFQSLENMNRELTDANMNLNRKAKYDSLTGLYNRWVMEEMLLKESIRYVDIQRGFAVAMTDIDDFKKVNDTYGHDCGDKVLVKLTQTFMQKIRIADSVCRWGGEEFLFLFPDTTEAGAMIVVERIRKSVEEMTIDYKGNAIKVTITIGICYYDDHNHPDSKELVKQADQALYEGKTSGKNKVVLFQEG; via the coding sequence ATGCAATCCTGGAAAGAAGAAGACCTTTATGCCAGAGTTTTTTATAATGCTTTAGTGGCTATGGAAATTACTGATACGAAGGGTAATATTATCCTTGTTAATCCTGCCTGGTGCGATTCCTTAGGTTGGACAAGTAACGAAGCCAAATCCTTAAATGTTCAAGATATAATCCCTGCTGAAGAGCAACAGAATTGTGCCCGGGAAATTGATAAATTAGCCAGCGGAACTGTTTCCAATATGCGTAAAGAGCGTCGCTATAAACGCAAGGATGGCACCTATTTTTGGACTGATCTATACAGCTCTGTCCTCTTTGATGATTCAGGAAAAGTAACGGGTATTCTGGATATCTTTGTTAATATAGATATGCAGGTTATTTCCGAAAAAGTGCAAGGCGAACTGTTTCAAAGCTTGGAAAATATGAACAGAGAACTAACGGATGCCAATATGAACCTGAATCGCAAGGCAAAGTATGATTCTTTAACCGGGCTCTATAACCGCTGGGTAATGGAAGAAATGCTGCTTAAAGAAAGCATTCGCTATGTAGATATCCAACGCGGTTTTGCGGTTGCTATGACTGATATAGATGATTTTAAAAAGGTGAACGATACTTATGGACACGATTGCGGCGATAAAGTTTTGGTTAAACTAACGCAAACCTTTATGCAGAAAATAAGAATAGCAGATTCCGTATGCCGTTGGGGAGGTGAAGAATTTTTATTTCTTTTCCCCGATACTACTGAAGCAGGAGCAATGATAGTTGTAGAGCGCATTCGGAAAAGCGTGGAAGAAATGACCATTGACTATAAGGGGAATGCCATTAAAGTAACCATTACCATCGGTATTTGTTATTATGATGATCATAATCATCCTGACAGCAAGGAACTTGTAAAACAGGCAGACCAGGCATTATATGAAGGAAAAACAAGCGGGAAAAATAAGGTGGTGCTGTTTCAAGAGGGATAG